The Coffea arabica cultivar ET-39 chromosome 1e, Coffea Arabica ET-39 HiFi, whole genome shotgun sequence genome has a window encoding:
- the LOC113699769 gene encoding E3 ubiquitin-protein ligase SINAT2, producing the protein MAPGGSAYENVCESHIAFSDYSIVPDNPEFISSPYGEVAAVVSGKLRMPTDSAVHDLLECPVCMNLMYPPILQCPNGHTLCSNCKCKVRCCPVCRRELGNIRCLALEKIAESLELPCRYQIFGCQDIFPYHSRLRHEQLCQFRLYNCPYAGAECSVTGDIEYLVAHLKNDHNVDMHDGCTFNHRYVKSNPQEVENATWMLTVFNCFGHQFCLHFEAFHLGTAPVYMAFLRFMGTDEDAEKFCYSLEVGGKGRKLTWQGVPRSIRDSHITVRDSLDGLIIYRSMALYFSGGNMKELKLKVSGRIWRKDM; encoded by the exons ATGGCTCCTGGAGGCAGTGCATATGAAAATGTCTGTGAATCCCACATTGCATTCTCGGATTATAGCATTGTACCTGACAATCCAGAATTTATAAGCTCCCCTTATGGAGAAGTGGCTGCAGTTGTCAGTGGGAAGCTTAGGATGCCAACAGATTCTGCTGTGCATGACCTGCTGGAGTGTCCTGTGTGTATGAATCTAATGTACCCTCCAATTCTGCAA tgTCCAAATGGCCACACACTCTGCTCAAATTGCAAGTGTAAAGTTCGTTGTTGCCCAGTATGCCGCCGTGAGCTTGGTAACATACGGTGCTTGGCCTTGGAGAAAATTGCAGAGTCACTAGAATTGCCATGCAGATACCAGATTTTTGGTTGTCAAGATATATTCCCTTACCATAGCAGGCTTAGGCATGAGCAGCTTTGCCAATTTCGCCTGTACAACTGCCCTTATGCTGGAGCTGAATGCTCTGTCACTGGTGATATTGAATACCTTGTTGCTCATCTCAAAAATGATCACAATGTTGACATGCATGATGGATGTACCTTCAACCACCGTTATGTCAAATCCAATCCACAAGAAGTTGAAAATGCCACATGGATGTTGACG GTTTTTAACTGTTTTGGCCACCAATTCTGCTTGCACTTTGAGGCGTTTCATCTAGGAACAGCTCCGGTTTATATGGCCTTCCTGAGATTCATGGGCACTGATGAAGATGCAGAAAAATTTTGTTACAGTTTAGAAGTTGGTGGAAAAGGTAGAAAGCTAACATGGCAAGGTGTTCCAAGGAGCATTCGCGACAGTCATATAACAGTTCGAGACAGTTTGGATGGACTAATTATTTATAGAAGCATGGCACTCTACTTCTCGGGCGGGAATATGAAGGAGCTTAAGCTTAAAGTGTCTGGCCGTATATGGAGAAAAgacatgtaa
- the LOC113699761 gene encoding uncharacterized protein, with protein sequence MPASTSLSSKHHTLIQALLSRGPLKESEFRSIFHKVTGKSPDHQVFNDYVSDINDELSYVQLELRKCLNQYDGKAYYGVVNTVSDEHSKLGTKYSVPQIALYKGILEAIVQDTAGEGSISNIDALNIRLENQVLSGVDSQSQDNSTEIPSALKNFSMSQKDKTLEEFVHDQWLCSISDGRIGLGVRSFLDLRSWFHDNEVPTCQVCNEAAVKAEFCQNENCNTRVHQSCLKKLFSLAGVKRVCPGCGTQWRLVAKREATEEQEADDQDGPSENTSQPDPSARKRLRTSKGVDRNTQESDSTITSSTLSGSRRLTRSSARRAAVA encoded by the exons ATGCCGGCGTCGACGTCGCTCTCCTCGAAACATCATACACTAATTCAAGCTCTACTATCCCGGGGGCCACTCAAGGAatctgaatttcgctccattTTTCACAAAGTCACTGGAAAATCTCCAG ATCATCAGGTATTCAATGATTACGTTTCCGACATAAACGATGAATTAAGTTATGTTCAACTTGAATTGCGCAAATGCCTAAATCAATATGACGGGAAGGCGTATTATGGTGTGGTCAACACTGTTTCAGATGAACACTCCAAGCTTGGAACTAAATACAGTGTTCCTCAAATTGCTTTATATAAAGGAATT CTTGAAGCTATCGTTCAAGATACGGCTGGTGAAGGTAGCATTTCCAACATTGATGCTCTTAACATAAGGCTGGAGAACCAG GTTTTAAGTGGAGTGGATTCACAGTCACAGGATAATTCAACTGAAATCCCCTCCGCTTTGAAGAACTTCAGCATGTCCCAAAAAGATAAAACTCTTGAAGAGTTTGTGCACGACCAGTGGCTTTGTTCAATATCTGATGGACGGATTGGACTTGGGGTCAGATCCTTTCTTGATTTACGAAGTTGGTTCCATGATAATGAAGTTCCCACTTGTCAAGTTTGCAACGAGGCGGCAGTAAAG GCAGAATTTTGCCAAAATGAGAATTGCAATACGCGAGTGCACCAATCTTGTCTGAAAAAGTTGTTTTCTCTAGCAGGG GTTAAAAGAGTTTGTCCAGGTTGTGGTACACAATGGCGTTTAGTGGCTAAAAGAGAAGCTACAGAAGAACAAGAAGCAGATGATCAGGATGGTCCCTCTGAGAACACATCGCAGCCTGATCCCTCTGCAAGAAAGAGGCTAAGGACCTCCAAAGGAGTTGATCGCAATACCCAGGAGTCAGATTCTACTATAACTTCTTCAACCCTTTCTGGCTCGAGGAGGTTAACTCGAAGTTCTGCCAGGCGCGCTGCTGTTGCTTAA
- the LOC113690710 gene encoding putative late blight resistance protein homolog R1A-3, protein MASSTSSNCVDSVLNALENLDGLWDLNVYQSEQLKREYRLMRTFLLCARIWGTSDNKEHVSYLESFMSKLEAGIHKLALKLQMEQKTDRVFNKRLFILTSSVQRSIKSFKQTINHFYFIFSNSLLQTSDCLTAHELMELIDSVLENLVDVLLCILGYDDQDLLELCKDLQEKLRFFQSLIRFAVLRVVEQRQLGAALSHINSVALNAADLFSMCWFDIKGEQVSNQVQYKISELLQKINPFDPQVRDIYIQVLVASNSSGSCTMSKESNKHRLGNLVDALLDNFWELLNCNTGLMDSATSQMHIVYEGLRFLRTILKNQHENFDELPENVKDTIGDAVGEAKNVIHSLFMHELKEDSAKDMDLVFFAFQKNIKLIEAEVGDRYAVTATFKSPSAIMAEVNLVNMEYVGIGDDEFSYEAQKEAQATPHSQLQWTSPTFNQVVVGFHDEAGQIICQLTGGSGALDVVSIVGMPGLGKTTLANIVYHDPMIVCHFHIRAWCCISQVYGKKDVLFQILACIDPLRSDEYSRMDADDLAIALYHCLKGHRYLLVLDDVWDIEAWNALKVSFPNDANGSRILLTSRISRLALEVKPASKPLHLRQLTDDECLELLQKKLVERGGYPPALFLYGKHIAKGCKGLPLTVVITAGILANLEQDGWEEIAESLSSETVSGTEHCKSILELSYKHVPHYLKPCLLYFGAFREDQEIPIWRLMRLWIAEGFVQKTEVKSLEDTAEDYIMDLIGRSLVMVDKPKSTGGVKTCRIHDLLHEFCLRKATEENLLKLRRDDAGLPKFDEPSNTRRLFIYSKARHFQKSRLFCPLLSSLVVSTQSEEYGTPYNVSSIFRIFKLLRVLDLGKINLGFVFPGEITLLVQLRYLAFAGSMNYIPSSIANLWNLETFILKSLHGRLFLPDTVWNMQTLRCLHVSGKFFDLSLAKDKLGSSSDLCNLDTISALELDLGQSMDKIMKKFPNIRKLKCSLRETEESCGDWNKIVAMDFLRRLESLKLSFYRVKEKDYEFSFPMNLKKLTLEAFPWSMISSIGSLPNLEVLKLLGTKAGGEKIWNMEEGEFPKLKFLKLELLCIVRWTCSGDHLPCLQKLVLESCLNLEELPSCLGEIPTLELIQVHRCPGHVGSLVQEIKEEQMNWGNVNLKILVLDQRRL, encoded by the coding sequence ATGGCCTCTTCCACCTCCTCCAACTGTGTAGATTCAGTCTTGAATGCTCTGGAAAATCTGGATGGCCTTTGGGATTTAAATGTTTATCAATCTGAGCAACTGAAGCGGGAGTATAGACTCATGAGGACATTTCTTCTCTGCGCCAGAATATGGGGCACTTCTGACAACAAAGAGCATGTAAGCTATCTAGAATCTTTCATGTCTAAACTCGAAGCTGGTATCCATAAACTTGCACTCAAACTTCAAATGGAGCAGAAAACAGACCGAGTATTCAATAAACGGCTGTTTATTTTGACTAGTAGCGTTCAAAGGAGTATCAAAAGTTTTAAGCAAACAATCAaccatttttacttcattttctCGAATAGTTTGTTGCAAACTAGTGATTGTCTGACGGCGCATGAGTTGATGGAACTCATCGACTCTGTCCTAGAGAATCTGGTGGATGTTCTCCTCTGCATACTTGGATATGATGATCAAGATCTGCTGGAACTATGCAAAGACCTCCAGGAGAAGCTAAGGTTCTTCCAAAGTTTGATTCGCTTTGCTGTGCTGCGAGTTGTTGAGCAAAGGCAACTGGGAGCTGCCTTATCCCACATCAATTCTGTGGCTCTGAATGCAGCAGACCTCTTTTCCATGTGTTGGTTTGACATAAAAGGTGAACAAGTGTCCAACCAAGTGCAATATAAGATTTCAGAACTGTTACAGAAGATCAACCCCTTTGATCCTCAAGTCCGTGACATTTATATCCAAGTCCTAGTAGCTTCTAATTCATCAGGATCATGCACTATGTCGAAGGAGAGTAATAAGCATAGATTGGGGAATTTAGTTGATGCTCTCCTAGATAATTTTTGGGAGCTACTTAATTGCAATACCGGGTTAATGGATTCTGCAACCAGTCAAATGCATATAGTCTATGAGGGACTGAGATTCTTGAGAACAATTCTTAAAAACCAGCATGAGAACTTTGATGAGCTACCTGAAAACGTGAAGGATACTATTGGAGATGCTGTTGGTGAAGCTAAAAATGTGATCCACTCACTTTTTATGCATGAATTGAAAGAGGACTCTGCCAAGGATATGGATCTTGTGTTCTTTGCTTTCCAAAAAAATATTAAGCTTATTGAGGCGGAAGTTGGAGACAGATATGCAGTAACAGCAACATTTAAATCTCCCAGCGCCATCATGGCAGAGGTTAATCTTGTTAATATGGAATATGTGGGGATTGGTGATGATGAATTCAGCTATGAAGCTCAAAAGGAAGCGCAGGCTACGCCCCATTCACAGTTGCAATGGACTTCGCCAACATTCAATCAAGTTGTGGTGGGATTTCATGATGAGGCAGGACAAATAATCTGTCAGCTTACAGGAGGATCAGGAGCATTGGACGTTGTTTCTATTGTTGGCATGCCTGGACTGGGTAAGACTACTTTAGCTAATATAGTTTACCATGATCCGATGATTGTATGCCACTTCCATATTCGTGCTTGGTGTTGTATTTCTCAAGTATATGGAAAGAAAGATGTGTTGTTTCAGATTTTGGCTTGCATTGATCCTTTGCGTTCTGATGAATACTCTAGAATGGATGCTGATGATCTTGCTATAGCACTCTACCATTGTTTAAAGGGACACAGGTATCTCCTAGTTTTGGACGATGTTTGGGACATTGAGGCTTGGAATGCGTTAAAAGTTTCATTCCCAAATGATGCCAATGGAAGCAGAATTCTTTTAACAAGTCGAATTTCTAGGTTGGCGTTGGAAGTTAAACCTGCAAGTAAACCTCTCCATCTTCGCCAACTTACTGATGACGAGTGCTTAGAATTACTACAAAAGAAGCTGGTAGAAAGAGGTGGATATCCTCCAGCACTGTTTCTATATGGAAAGCATATAGCAAAAGGTTGTAAAGGGTTACCTCTAACAGTTGTTATCACAGCTGGGATTCTTGCAAATTTAGAGCAAGATGGTTGGGAAGAAATTGCAGAAAGTCTAAGTTCGGAAACCGTGTCTGGCACAGAACATTGCAAAAGTATATTAGAGCTGAGCTATAAACATGTACCTCATTATTTGAAGCCATGCCTTCTTTATTTTGGAGCATTTCGAGAAGATCAAGAGATTCCTATCTGGAGATTGATGCGGTTGTGGATTGCTGAAGGCTTTGTCCAAAAGACAGAGGTAAAGAGCCTAGAGGACACAGCTGAGGACTACATAATGGATCTAATTGGGAGAAGCTTGGTTATGGTTGACAAACCAAAATCTACGGGTGGAGTCAAAACTTGCCGCATCCATGACTTGTTGCATGAATTTTGTTTGAGAAAAGCCACAGAAGAAAATCTTCTAAAGTTGAGACGTGATGATGCAGGACTTCCTAAGTTTGATGAGCCAAGTAATACACGTCGATTGTTTATTTACTCTAAAGCAAGGCATTTTCAGAAGTCAAGGCTATTTTGTCCTCTTCTAAGCTCTCTAGTGGTCTCCACCCAGAGCGAGGAATATGGAACTCCATACAATGTCTCATCCATTTTTCGCATCTTCAAACTTCTGAGAGTGTTGGATTTGGGAAAAATTAATCTGGGATTTGTTTTTCCTGGCGAAATTACGTTGCTTGTTCAGTTGAGATACTTGGCGTTTGCAGGTAGCATGAATTACATCCCATCATCAATAGCAAACCTTTGGAATTTGGAAACTTTTATTCTAAAATCTTTGCATGGTAGACTTTTTCTCCCAGATACTGTTTGGAATATGCAGACATTGAGGTGTCTCCATGTAAGTGGCAAGTTTTTTGATCTTAGTTTGGCCAAAGACAAATTGGGCAGCTCCTCAGATTTGTGTAACCTAGACACTATATCAGCTCTTGAGCTTGATTTGGGGCAAAGCATGGATAAGATAatgaagaagtttccaaatatCCGCAAACTGAAATGTAGTCTCCGGGAAACAGAAGAATCTTGTGGGGATTGGAACAAGATTGTGGCAATGGACTTTCTGAGACGACTGGAGTCACTGAAGCTGTCTTTTTACCGTGTGAAAGAGAAGGATTATGAGTTCAGTTTCCCCATGAATCTAAAAAAGTTGACCCTGGAAGCATTTCCCTGGAGTATGATTTCCTCAATAGGAAGCCTACCTAATCTTGAGGTTCTCAAATTACTGGGTACAAAAGCTGGTGGGGAAAAAATATGGAACATGGAAGAAGGGGAATTCCCTAAACTCAAATTCTTGAAATTGGAATTGTTGTGCATTGTCAGGTGGACGTGCTCCGGTGATCATCTCCCCTGTCTTCAGAAATTGGTTTTGGAAAGCTGCTTAAACTTGGAGGAGCTCCCTTCTTGTTTGGGGGAAATTCCAACTCTTGAATTGATTCAGGTGCATCGCTGTCCAGGCCATGTTGGAAGTCTGGTTCAAGAGATTAAGGAAGAACAGATGAACTGGGGAAATGTGAATCTGAAAATCCTTGTCTTAGATCAAAGAAGATTGTGA